A single window of bacterium DNA harbors:
- a CDS encoding HAD-IA family hydrolase yields the protein MPLFLMFDLDGTLVDSMGDIHIASNLLLAEFGLPEIDLARLRPCIGRGVEYLVHGILLASGWNADIPAGAVPRYRELYAAHALDTTKPYPGVRETLDRLDVNMAVISNKPEQASRAILEALRLDMHFVHIAGGDSYSAMKPSPVPLLSMMELVGAHGEESWMIGDSVYDIEAGKSAGVRTAAVTWGFQPVEKLKALHPERMCSAFEEISDLR from the coding sequence GTGCCGCTTTTTTTGATGTTTGACCTCGATGGAACGCTGGTGGATTCGATGGGTGACATCCATATCGCCTCCAACCTGCTTCTGGCTGAATTCGGTTTGCCGGAAATAGATCTTGCGCGTCTGCGTCCCTGCATTGGAAGGGGAGTGGAATACCTTGTCCATGGCATTCTGCTTGCTTCCGGATGGAACGCGGACATCCCGGCGGGGGCCGTCCCACGCTACCGTGAACTCTATGCGGCGCATGCCCTTGATACCACCAAGCCCTATCCGGGCGTGCGTGAAACGCTTGATCGCCTGGATGTGAACATGGCGGTAATCAGCAACAAACCGGAGCAGGCGTCGCGTGCCATTCTCGAGGCGCTGCGACTCGACATGCACTTTGTACATATTGCGGGTGGAGACAGTTATTCCGCCATGAAGCCCTCGCCTGTACCGTTGCTGTCAATGATGGAACTGGTGGGTGCGCATGGGGAAGAATCCTGGATGATAGGGGATTCGGTGTATGACATCGAGGCGGGGAAGTCTGCCGGCGTGCGTACTGCGGCAGTAACCTGGGGATTCCAACCCGTAGAAAAGCTGAAGGCGCTGCATCCGGAGAGGATGTGCAGCGCCTT
- a CDS encoding 2,3,4,5-tetrahydropyridine-2,6-dicarboxylate N-succinyltransferase gives MKETIQTLLAADPSHAGTKELALLDEVWHAMREGRIRAASNIEGAWVANTEVKNVILWAFRAGVLQDVPAGETFHFTDKHTLPVQRFSAESGRRIVPGGTTVRDASYLAPGVIIMPPAYVNIGAYVDEQTMIDSHALVGSCAQIGKRVHLSAGVQVGGVLEPVGAVPVVIEDDVMVGGNSGIYEGTIVRRRAVIGTGVILNASTPVYDCVHGRILRRSNDGPLEIPENAVVVAGSRPARGEFARTEGLQMYTPLIIKYRDEKTDAATALEESLR, from the coding sequence ATGAAGGAAACCATACAGACACTGCTCGCTGCTGATCCGTCACACGCCGGTACAAAGGAACTCGCCCTGCTCGACGAGGTCTGGCATGCGATGCGCGAGGGACGCATTCGCGCCGCCAGCAATATCGAAGGCGCATGGGTCGCCAATACGGAAGTCAAGAACGTCATTCTCTGGGCATTTCGTGCCGGAGTGCTGCAGGATGTTCCTGCAGGTGAGACATTCCATTTCACCGACAAACACACATTGCCGGTCCAACGTTTCAGCGCGGAGAGCGGTCGTCGCATTGTCCCGGGCGGGACCACCGTGCGCGACGCTTCGTATCTCGCTCCCGGTGTCATCATCATGCCGCCCGCCTACGTCAACATCGGCGCTTATGTAGACGAGCAAACCATGATCGACAGCCACGCCCTCGTGGGCTCCTGCGCGCAGATAGGGAAACGTGTCCACCTGAGCGCCGGGGTCCAGGTAGGTGGCGTACTCGAACCCGTCGGTGCTGTCCCTGTGGTGATAGAAGATGACGTCATGGTAGGCGGAAACAGTGGGATCTATGAAGGCACCATCGTGCGCCGCCGCGCGGTCATTGGAACGGGCGTGATTCTCAATGCATCCACGCCGGTATACGATTGCGTTCACGGCCGCATACTGCGGCGCAGCAATGATGGTCCGCTCGAAATTCCGGAAAACGCCGTCGTCGTTGCCGGCTCTCGTCCCGCGCGCGGCGAATTCGCCCGCACGGAAGGATTACAGATGTACACCCCGCTGATCATCAAGTACAGGGATGAGAAGACCGACGCCGCCACCGCGCTCGAGGAAAGCCTCCGCTGA
- a CDS encoding tetratricopeptide repeat protein has product MLKRIMFLSIIILAIAATSAFAQDNNEAKKLFNEGNALLKSGDFAGAITKYDAALKLEKHEFYYYQKGLALKKSRKTDEALEAFKSAVKTNPEWAIGYFALAGAYFSDGKYQDAIENYELALKKNPTLGQAKKGLAAAQTARAQQLLTKGETGKAAELAASAVENDESYDKAYVIMAQAYNKDGKYNDAIKAAQNGIKYNKSPRKGAAYFELGLAYRNLGSTAKAKDAFTNAKKDPSYARNADYELKMLK; this is encoded by the coding sequence ATGCTCAAGCGGATCATGTTCCTGTCCATTATTATTCTGGCAATTGCCGCGACATCGGCATTCGCACAGGACAATAACGAGGCAAAGAAACTCTTCAACGAGGGCAATGCCCTTCTGAAGTCCGGCGATTTTGCAGGCGCCATTACGAAATACGATGCTGCACTGAAGCTCGAGAAACACGAGTTCTACTATTACCAGAAGGGACTCGCGCTGAAGAAGTCGCGTAAAACCGACGAAGCGCTTGAAGCATTCAAATCGGCCGTCAAAACCAATCCCGAATGGGCCATTGGTTATTTTGCACTGGCAGGCGCCTATTTTTCCGATGGAAAGTATCAGGATGCCATCGAGAACTACGAACTCGCACTGAAGAAAAATCCCACACTCGGTCAGGCGAAAAAAGGTCTGGCGGCCGCACAGACGGCACGTGCTCAGCAGCTGCTCACCAAAGGTGAAACCGGCAAGGCCGCCGAACTGGCTGCAAGTGCTGTCGAGAACGATGAAAGCTATGACAAGGCGTATGTGATCATGGCGCAGGCTTACAACAAGGATGGCAAGTACAATGACGCCATCAAGGCCGCTCAGAATGGGATCAAGTACAACAAAAGCCCGCGTAAGGGCGCCGCGTACTTCGAGCTCGGCCTCGCTTACCGCAACCTCGGTAGCACCGCGAAAGCGAAGGATGCGTTTACCAACGCGAAAAAAGATCCCTCCTACGCACGAAACGCCGACTACGAGCTGAAAATGCTCAAGTAA
- a CDS encoding deoxynucleoside kinase produces the protein MFIAIAGNIGSGKSSLTSLLHEKFGWEPHFESVDDNPYLPDFYRDMNRWSFHLQVYFLSKRFTLHRDISEQSRSVVQDRSIYEDAEIFAVNLHNLGRMDDRDYENYRALYAAMTSYLRPPDLLIYLRASIPTLQRQIRLRGRDFEQGIDLHYLEQLNVLYEDWISRYDAGEVLTLDSDETDFVHDMQKQEEILYRIDQAVRKNRR, from the coding sequence ATGTTTATCGCCATCGCCGGAAATATAGGCTCGGGAAAATCCTCACTCACCTCGCTTCTGCACGAGAAATTCGGCTGGGAGCCACATTTTGAATCGGTGGATGACAATCCCTATCTGCCCGATTTTTACAGGGATATGAACCGATGGTCTTTCCATCTCCAGGTGTATTTCCTTTCCAAACGCTTTACGCTGCACCGGGATATTTCTGAGCAGTCGCGTTCCGTGGTGCAGGACAGGTCGATTTACGAGGACGCGGAGATCTTCGCTGTCAATCTCCATAACCTCGGAAGGATGGATGACCGGGATTATGAAAATTATCGTGCCCTGTACGCTGCGATGACATCCTACCTTCGTCCCCCGGATCTCCTGATCTACCTCCGCGCCAGTATCCCGACACTGCAACGGCAGATACGGCTTCGCGGACGCGATTTCGAGCAGGGGATCGACCTGCACTATCTCGAACAGCTCAACGTGCTGTACGAGGACTGGATTTCACGCTATGACGCCGGGGAGGTGCTGACGCTTGACAGTGACGAAACGGATTTCGTGCACGACATGCAGAAGCAGGAAGAGATTCTCTACCGCATTGACCAGGCTGTGCGAAAAAACCGCAGGTAA
- a CDS encoding cob(I)yrinic acid a,c-diamide adenosyltransferase, with translation MKIYTRTGDQGKTALFGGRRVGKDSARIDAYGTVDELNALLGFARASAVHETVHGLIVALQHELFTLGADLATPLDSENVSVPRIEQQHIDTMEQRIDGLEEELEPIRFFILPGGTETAARLHMARTVCRRAERLLVHLSTLEDINELDLQYVNRLSDFLFVLARYANHTAGQKDLHWQQDA, from the coding sequence GTGAAAATCTACACGAGAACAGGAGACCAGGGCAAAACCGCACTCTTCGGGGGGCGGCGTGTGGGAAAAGACAGCGCCCGCATCGATGCCTACGGTACGGTCGATGAACTCAATGCGCTGCTCGGGTTCGCCCGCGCTTCGGCCGTACATGAGACCGTGCACGGCCTAATCGTGGCGCTGCAGCACGAACTGTTCACACTCGGGGCCGACCTGGCCACACCGCTCGACAGCGAGAATGTCAGCGTTCCGCGCATAGAGCAACAGCATATCGATACCATGGAGCAGCGTATTGATGGACTCGAGGAAGAACTTGAGCCCATTCGGTTTTTCATCCTTCCGGGCGGGACCGAGACTGCTGCCCGCCTGCACATGGCGCGGACTGTATGCCGACGGGCAGAGAGGCTGCTCGTGCATCTCTCCACGCTTGAGGACATCAACGAACTCGATCTGCAGTACGTCAACCGACTTTCTGATTTCCTCTTTGTCCTTGCCCGCTATGCCAACCACACCGCGGGCCAGAAAGATCTGCACTGGCAACAGGACGCTTGA
- a CDS encoding TonB-dependent receptor: MKTIPFRIAVQLLVWTVLFLATLPAGADAQNATLQGSVTDAEGLPLIGANVAIRGTVLGAATDAEGKYRITQLSAGSYTVQCSMIGYSRKTVVVDISDGETAVHNFTLIESVIETGEVIVTAGRHAQSLEEIPVSIAIFDADDIEARGIYRLDNALRKVSGVNITEDQVNIRGSSGYSRALGSRVLLLVDGAPVLAGDAGEIKFDVVPMFAVDRIEVVKGAGSALYGSSALGGVINVLTREPRERVTRVRLYSGFWDTPQWEQWKWWGESPRYMNGVDLQHGDAHGDFSYLLTGGLRNDQSYRQNADFVRWNLNGRAWYCMSPSGNLNVSINHSDDDHGNWVYWRDLEHALQPPVNADLSEHIHSLKTQASVQYRHTHSSRFASMFRLNAYRTAYETTSDTSDFRFRPTDQTQSTAWLLGGEYQGSYTLNEDNFLTFGVDASYSTVDSRTFGLRDGVTVAWYAQDDLSLGKDWHLSLGARYDLTAIDSLDIDAQLNPRVGLTYVPWSGGLVRASHGWGFRSPSIAERFTSASAGGILTKPNPDLKAERSTSYELGFKQDFLFGSSVDAALFWNDYENLVEPRIDPADGRIAFRNITRARIIGYEIALDLQPLPDLFTMTASYTYLYPRDLSTESILKYRPRHLVYLSGNLTLGPVSLGADFRYVSRMENIDRELTIVIPDSEKRVAAYVTDLRLALEGGSVGLPLRLSFLVDNVFQYHYTEVVANIAPMRRFRLMLEASM, translated from the coding sequence ATGAAAACAATCCCTTTCAGGATAGCAGTCCAGCTTCTCGTCTGGACTGTGCTATTTCTGGCCACACTTCCCGCAGGCGCGGACGCGCAGAACGCAACATTGCAGGGAAGCGTTACCGATGCCGAGGGCTTGCCGCTGATCGGAGCCAATGTTGCGATCCGTGGAACTGTTCTCGGCGCCGCGACGGATGCGGAGGGTAAATATCGTATTACCCAGCTGTCCGCCGGAAGTTATACCGTGCAGTGCAGCATGATCGGCTATTCGCGCAAAACAGTAGTAGTCGATATCAGTGATGGCGAAACTGCGGTGCACAACTTCACACTGATCGAGAGTGTGATCGAAACCGGGGAGGTGATTGTCACTGCGGGGCGGCATGCGCAGAGTCTCGAGGAAATCCCGGTCAGCATTGCGATCTTCGACGCGGACGATATCGAAGCGCGCGGCATTTACCGGCTGGACAACGCCCTGCGCAAGGTTTCGGGCGTGAACATCACGGAAGACCAGGTGAATATCCGCGGTTCAAGTGGCTACAGCAGGGCCCTCGGGAGCAGGGTACTCCTGCTCGTCGATGGGGCGCCCGTGCTCGCAGGCGATGCCGGGGAAATCAAGTTCGATGTCGTGCCGATGTTTGCTGTTGACCGCATAGAAGTTGTGAAGGGGGCGGGATCCGCGCTGTATGGCTCAAGCGCGCTCGGGGGCGTCATCAACGTGCTGACGCGTGAGCCACGCGAACGCGTTACCAGGGTGCGACTGTACAGCGGGTTCTGGGATACACCGCAGTGGGAGCAGTGGAAATGGTGGGGTGAGAGTCCGCGATACATGAACGGGGTAGACCTCCAGCACGGCGATGCACACGGTGATTTCAGCTATCTGCTCACCGGTGGACTGCGGAACGATCAGTCGTATCGTCAGAACGCGGATTTTGTGCGATGGAATCTCAACGGACGGGCCTGGTACTGCATGTCGCCGTCAGGGAACCTCAATGTTTCCATCAATCACAGCGATGATGACCACGGCAACTGGGTATACTGGCGGGATCTCGAGCATGCACTTCAGCCACCGGTGAACGCGGACCTGTCCGAGCATATTCACAGCCTCAAAACGCAGGCCTCCGTGCAGTACCGTCATACACACAGCTCGCGTTTTGCCTCCATGTTTCGTCTCAACGCCTACCGCACCGCGTATGAGACTACCAGCGACACGTCGGATTTCCGTTTTCGTCCTACCGATCAGACGCAATCCACCGCGTGGCTGCTTGGCGGGGAATACCAGGGGAGTTACACACTCAACGAGGATAATTTCCTGACCTTCGGTGTCGATGCGTCCTACAGCACCGTGGATTCCCGCACCTTTGGCCTGCGTGACGGTGTGACGGTTGCCTGGTATGCACAGGACGACCTTTCCCTGGGGAAGGACTGGCATCTCTCGCTCGGTGCGAGGTATGACCTGACCGCAATCGACTCGCTTGATATCGATGCTCAGCTGAATCCACGTGTGGGACTCACCTACGTCCCGTGGAGCGGTGGACTCGTGCGCGCATCGCATGGCTGGGGCTTCCGGTCGCCTTCCATCGCCGAACGTTTTACCTCCGCCAGCGCGGGTGGCATTCTCACCAAACCGAATCCAGACCTGAAGGCCGAGCGCAGTACCTCATATGAACTGGGATTCAAACAGGACTTCCTCTTCGGAAGCAGTGTCGATGCCGCGCTGTTCTGGAATGATTACGAGAATCTCGTAGAGCCGCGCATTGATCCCGCAGACGGCCGCATCGCATTTCGCAACATCACGCGCGCCCGTATCATCGGATATGAAATCGCGCTTGACCTGCAGCCACTGCCTGATCTTTTTACGATGACCGCCAGTTACACCTACCTCTATCCCCGGGATTTGAGTACGGAGTCCATTCTCAAATACCGTCCACGCCATCTCGTGTATCTTTCGGGAAATCTCACCCTTGGTCCCGTCAGTCTCGGTGCGGATTTCCGCTATGTCTCACGCATGGAGAACATTGACCGCGAGCTGACCATCGTCATTCCGGATTCGGAGAAACGCGTGGCTGCTTACGTGACCGATCTGCGTCTCGCGCTGGAAGGCGGCTCGGTCGGACTCCCGCTGCGTCTGAGTTTCCTCGTCGATAACGTATTCCAGTATCATTACACTGAAGTCGTTGCCAACATCGCTCCCATGCGCCGTTTCCGCCTGATGCTCGAAGCAAGCATGTAG